Proteins found in one Arachis stenosperma cultivar V10309 chromosome 8, arast.V10309.gnm1.PFL2, whole genome shotgun sequence genomic segment:
- the LOC130946181 gene encoding vacuolar-sorting protein BRO1-like, with protein sequence MSNNDQRLLNPNPNSNPERVLAIPVKKTDPVELYRPLRELVARKYSESDAQKVESVLETLNKCRSDMVERGDLSLPMQRDCLIHYFKCLCMVEPLFTAISSDADSELINFVWYDAFYSEHNNGVSSQPNSIQLEMAAVVFNLGAVCSQIGASSDRTTALGRHLAMDAFNAAAIFFLKLWKDLVKDVSATLDLTLLFVESLHCLFSAQALELKSQQQLKDNSSSAFEKYRCAVSFQSASEHYQRAYDLIVVDSVATEHVHKFDQTWITHLHQKKEFFQVEARQRLSSVQPISQPLRSFSSICALDHDAESVNEKLVRRSIP encoded by the exons ATGAGCAACAATGATCAGAGGTTGTTGAACCCGAACCCGAACTCGAATCCGGAAAGGGTGCTGGCAATCCCAGTGAAGAAGACTGATCCGGTGGAGCTGTACCGACCGTTACGCGAGTTGGTAGCGAGAAAATACTCAGAGAGCGATGCACAGAAAGTTGAAAGCGTTCTCGAAACCCTAAACAAATGCCGCAGCGACATGGTGGAGCGGGGGGACCTCTCCCTTCCCATGCAACGTGACTGCCTCATCCACTACTTCAAATGCCTCTGCATGGTTGAGCCACTCTTCACCGCTATCTCCTCCGACGCCGATTCCGAACTTATCAACTTTGTCTGGTACGACGCCTTCTACTCTGAGCATAATAATGGAGTCAGCTCGCAGCCCAACAGCATCCAATTGGAGATGGCTGCTGTTGTCTTCAACCTTGGCGCCGTATGCAGCCAGATTGGGGCCTCTTCCGACCGCACCACCGCCCTTGGCCGTCATCTTGCAATGGACGCCTTCAATGCTGCCGCCATATTCTTCTTGAAACTCTGGAAGGATCTCGTCAAGGACGTCTCCGCCACCCTCGACTTGACTCTCCTCTTCGTCGAGAGTCTTCACTGCCTCTTCTCCGCTCAGGCTTTGGAGCTCAAATCACAGCAACAACTCAAAGACAACAGCAGTTCGGctttcgaaaaatatagatgTGCCGTTTCGTTTCAATCG gCTTCTGAGCATTATCAGAGAGCGTATGATCTGATAGTAGTTGATTCGGTTGCAACCGAGCATGTCCACAAATTTGACCAAACCTGGATAACTCATCTTCATCAGAAGAAGGAATTCTTTCAAGTGGAGGCACGTCAGAGGCTATCATCCGTCCAACCCATATCCCAGCCACTTAGATCATTCTCATCTATCTGTGCTCTTGATCATGATGCAGAATCTGTCAATGAAAAATTAGTTAGAAGGAGTATACCTTGA